GAAAAAATTTTTCCTAAAACAAATGCTGCCCTGTATTCCCATAAATAAATACGACCAGATTATCAGAATACGTCGAGTCCATCTTAAAGGTTTGTTATATTTATAATCCTTTTCTGTAAAACGAGAACGACGAAAATAATAGCAAGCACACAAAGTAGCTATAGATAAAAAATAATAAATAAAAATAATAAGCATTATTAATTCTCTTCACTCTCAATTGTATATTGCTCACCGTCAGGAGTCGTACAGAGGTAATACTCTCTAACTTCATCGTTGCCGTCACGAACGCTAACAAATTCACAACTAAGAACTAATTCACCTACATTTGTAATTGTCTCTGGCTCAGGGATAACTAACTCGGACTCATCAGTATTGTTATTATGAAAGAATAAGCTTTGGTAGAGTATTCTTGCCATAATGATTTTAGGTATACTGCGTTCATATCCCTAAGAATATACCTAAAAAATTTGATAGTAAATGCATCTTACTGGAGCTTAATGAATAAAAAATAGACTTTAAGCATTGTTTTTGTTGGGTTTGATGTGTTTTAAGTGATTTAAGTGATTTAAGTGATTTAAAAGAATGTTATTGAATAGTGAATTGGTGGAGCCAAGGGGGATCGAACCCCTGACCTCAACGCTGCCAGCGTTGCGCTCTCCCAGCTGAGCTATGGCCCCAATAGAAAGGTTTAAACTGCGACTAATGATATGCAACTAAAGATTAAGTGTCAATCTATTTGATTTTATTTGTCTGATAAATAATCAAAAAATTTCTGCCACAATAAGTGTGGCAGAATATGGGCTTATTAAGGTAATATTGAAGGTTGATCGGCGCCTTCTGCCTCTACTTTTGGAGGCATAAAGTGTTCACGTTTAACACCTAATTTAAGTGACATATACGCAGCCACATAAATCGATGATACCGTACCAAGTACAATACCAACGCCTAATGTTTCTGAGAAGCCTTTCAACATAGATCCACCAAAAATATAAAGGATAATAACTACTGCAAGCGTTGTGCCTGATGTCATTAAGGTTCGATGCAATGTCTGTGTCAAAGAGATATTAATAACATCGTAAGGTGATGCTCGACGTATTTTTCTAAAGTTTTCACGAATTCGATCGAATACCACAATGGTATCGTTAAGTGAATAACCTATTATTGATAGCATCGCCGCAATAATTGTGAGATCTAATTCACGTTCAAACAGTGATAGATACCCAGCAGTTATTACAACATCATGCGCCAATGCAACTACCGCTCCAGTACCAAATCGCCATTCAAAACGAAATGCAATATAAATTAGGATACAAACTAATGCTGCACAAATTGCCAAAATACCATCTTGAGCAAGTTCAGCACCAACCGTTGGTCCAACAAATTCAATTCGTTTAATTTGTGCATCTTCATCAATTTCTTTATGTATTAAATTAGAAATTTTTGCACCTAATTCATTATCAATTACTGACGATGTACTACCATCCTCTTGCTTATCTGAAGGTAATCGAATGATAATATCTTTACTGCTACCATAGTATTGTACAACTGGTTCATGATAACCAGCATTACGCAAACTATTACGTAGATCATCAAGATTAACGTCTTTGGTCACAGTTATTTCAACAGTTGTACCACCTGTAAAATCTTGTCCAAGATTAAAACCTTTAACAAAGATAATAACAAATGATGCCACTACCAATAACATTGAGATTACAAAAGCAACAAAGCCAAATTTTAAAAAGTCGAGGACTCTGCGGCCATGATTCAATTCTCTTACATCATGATTTTCATTTTTATTAACAGTCACAATAAACCTCTAAATTGATAACTTATTAACACGGCGACCGCCATAAATAAGATTGGCCAATGCACGAGTACCTACAATCGATGTAAACATTGATGTTACGATACCTATACCCAATGTTATAGCAAAACCTTTGATTGATCCTGTGCCGACGGCATAAAGGATAACCGCAGTAATTAATGTCGTTAGGTTAGCATCAAATATACTACTCCAAGCGCCTGCATATCCTTCATTAATTGCATGTTGAACGCCACGACCATTACTGAGTTCTTCTTTTATTCGCTCATTAATCAGAACGTTGGCATCAACTGCCATACCAACCGTTAATACTATTCCAGCGATACCAGGCATACTTAATGTTGCTCCAGGCAATAGAGACATGATTCCGACAATTAAAATAAGATTAGCGACTAATGCAAGGCTTGCAAATACACCGAACAAACGATACATGACTAACATAAAGATAACAGAAACTAATAAGCCCCATACACAAGATTCTAAACCTTGAGTAATGTTCTCTTGTCCCATTGATGGTCCAACAGTACGTTCTTCAATAATTTGGATTGGCGCAATCAATGCCCCTGCTCTTAATAGTAGAGATAAGTTTTTAGCTTCATCAACGCTGCTTATACCCGTTACTTGGAATCGTTCACTAAAAATACCTTGAATTGTCGCAACATTAATAACACGTTCTTGTTTTTCAAGAATCGGTTTATCATTTTCATCACGTTTGCCGGTATCTTTATATTCAACAAATAATGTAGCCATTGCTTTATGAATATTTTTTTGAGTGAAGTTTAACATCGCCTTACCACCTGAATTATCAAGTGTAATGGAAACTTCTGGTTGACCATATTCATTAACTCTAAATGAGGAGTCGGTAATATGATCTCCCGTTAAAACGATGCGTTTATAGAGTAAAACAGGACGTCCATTTTCCATAAATTTGATTTCAGATCCGTAAGGTACACGCATTTCACCTGTAAGCATGGCTGGTAAATTGGCGGTATTTTCTTCATTTACTTGTCTAAATTCAAGGGTAGCAGTTGCACCTAAAATACGTTTAGCTAATGCTGTATCTTGAATACCCGGTAATTCGACAACAATTCGATCTGCACCTTGACGTTGAACAATCGGTTCAGCTACACCTAATTGATTTACACGATTACGTAAGATGGTCGTATTTTGTTGGACTGCATCATTCTTAGCTTGTTGTAATCGTTGTTCACTAACGCTTAAGGTAATACTGTTTTCAGTTTGAGAGATGAGTTTAAAATCTGGGATGCCATTGATCTTAGTGATGGCTTTGTTACGATCTTCGGTATTATCAAATTGCATGACAATTTGTTGATTACCATCTTTATTAAGTGCTTTATATTTTAATTTGCTATTATTAAACTCAAATTTTAAATTTTCGATGGATTGTTCAGTAAGTTTACTTAATGCTGTGGTCATATCTACTTCCATTAAGAAGTGAACACCACCTCGCAAATCTAAACCAAGTTTCATCGGCTCTGCACCTAATACAGTAAGCCATTTTGGTGTTGCTGGAGCCAAATTTAAAGCAACGATATAAGCGTCACCTAGCTCTTTCGAAATCAGCTCTTTAGCTTTTAGCTGAGTATCATTATCACCAACACGAATTAAGATAGATTTATTTTCAAAAACAAAGGATTTGGTTTCAATGTGGTTATCCGCCAAAATTTTTCTGATTTTATCTTGTGTGGTAATATCAATTTCAGAAGTATTAGAACCAGAAATCTGTATAGCAGGATCTTCACCATAAATATTAGGAAGTGCATAAAGAAGGCCGACGCAAATCACGACGACCAACATAATGTACTTCCACAAAGGATAGCGATTTAACACGACGTATTCTCTTGTGGGATTAGGTAATTAACACAATGAACTATAATAGGAAACACACTATTATAGTGATTTCATTGTCCCTTTTGGTAAAACAGATGTGATAAAGTCACGTTTGATCACAACTTGAGTTGAATCATTTAATTCTAACGCAATATAACCATTTTCGTTAACTTTTGCTACTCGACCAATAAGTCCACCATTAGTTAATACTTCATCACCTTTAGAAATAGCAGCCATTAAGTCACGATGAGCTTTAGCTCGTTTTTGTTGTGGGCGCATAATCATGAAATAGAAAAACAAACCAAATACAACTAACATAATAGGTAAGAAATAAGGATTAGTTTCAACTGCAGCGCCATCAGCAGCATAAGCATTAGAAATTAAAAAGTCCATACAGGTCCTCTTGATTCAAATAAAATATTAAAGGTCAGAATTATAACACAAGAAACAAATCTGTTATTAACTATTTCTTGTCAAGAAGTTTCAGATTCACTATACGTTTGAGTATAAAAAATAGCGATTTATATTAGATAATCTATAATAATTCCGCCAACATGATAATGAAGGCGGAAACGTATTTAAAACGTATTTATTAGGTTGTTAAGTATTGCGCCATGCTTACCAAGTTGAATAACCATTTTGGATAAATCCCGCAAATCAAAATTAATAGTGCAGAAAACGCAATCATAAGTTCACTTATTTTAATATCCTGCCATTTTAACTTAATCACTGGATTGTTTGTTAATTGATCATCGCGATAAGTCGGTCTGATATAAAGATTGATTATCAAACGTGCATAGAAATAGAGCCCTAATGCACTACCTATTACTACAGCGGCAATTAACCACCACAATTCCGCAGTCACACCTAATAATACTAGTAAAAAGCGACCTACAAAGCCGGCTGTAAGCGGTACACCTGCTAATGATAATAAGCCCATTCCCATAGTTAATGCTAAAATCGGTCTACGCCAAAATAGACCAGAAAGGTCGACTTCGTTTTCATGATCTTGCAGTTCATTTGAATGAGATTCTAGACTAATAACACCTAAAATACAGATGTTTGCCAAAATATAACCGATTAAATAGACGCCAATGGTTTCTAAAGCAAGTACTTGATATTGTACGGAAATTAAAGCGATCAATAGATACCCGAAATGTGCAATTGAGGAGTAAGCTAGCAACCTTTTCAAACTAGTTTGCATTAACGCAACTAAATTACCCCATAAAATTGATAAAAAGGCCATGATAACTAAAATCATACGAATGGTTTCATTATTAACAATCGGTGCCAATAAAAATAATCTTGCAATAGCGCAGAATAATGCAACTTTACCAACTGTTGATAATAGCAAAGCCACAACAGTAGGCGCGCCTTGATAAACATCAGGTAACCAAAGCTGAAATGGAACCAATGATAGCTTGAAACCTACGCCAACGAGTATTAAACAAACTCCCATCAGTAGTAAATTACTTGGATAAGACATCGTTGAGAGTTGATAGCTTAAACCACTAAAAGTAAGCTCACCTGTTGTAGCATAATAAAAGGCTATTCCCATTAATAAAAACGCACTCGCCACAGCAGATAAAATCATATATTTAACGGCAGCTTCTAAGGAGTGAGTTTGAATATATTGGTATCCTATTAATCCGACAAAAGGTATTGAAAGCAATTCAATACCAATAAAGAATGCAATTAAATGGCTAGCATAGACAAGTGTTACACCGCCTAACGTCATAAACAATAAAATGACGTAAAAAAGATTATTAGATAAATGCTCTTGTACAAACCAACGATAAGCCAAACAAGATACGATAATGGCAATAATTAAAACTAAGCTAGTATATAATAATCCATAACCATCACACGTAAAAAGTGCAGTGATCTGACGAGCTTTCCAATATTCCATTGAAGGATCTGTTTGTTGATCGGTATCACTTTTATTGTTATCAACCGT
The sequence above is drawn from the Gilliamella apicola genome and encodes:
- the secF gene encoding protein translocase subunit SecF; translated protein: MTVNKNENHDVRELNHGRRVLDFLKFGFVAFVISMLLVVASFVIIFVKGFNLGQDFTGGTTVEITVTKDVNLDDLRNSLRNAGYHEPVVQYYGSSKDIIIRLPSDKQEDGSTSSVIDNELGAKISNLIHKEIDEDAQIKRIEFVGPTVGAELAQDGILAICAALVCILIYIAFRFEWRFGTGAVVALAHDVVITAGYLSLFERELDLTIIAAMLSIIGYSLNDTIVVFDRIRENFRKIRRASPYDVINISLTQTLHRTLMTSGTTLAVVIILYIFGGSMLKGFSETLGVGIVLGTVSSIYVAAYMSLKLGVKREHFMPPKVEAEGADQPSILP
- the yajC gene encoding preprotein translocase subunit YajC encodes the protein MDFLISNAYAADGAAVETNPYFLPIMLVVFGLFFYFMIMRPQQKRAKAHRDLMAAISKGDEVLTNGGLIGRVAKVNENGYIALELNDSTQVVIKRDFITSVLPKGTMKSL
- the secD gene encoding protein translocase subunit SecD, which translates into the protein MLNRYPLWKYIMLVVVICVGLLYALPNIYGEDPAIQISGSNTSEIDITTQDKIRKILADNHIETKSFVFENKSILIRVGDNDTQLKAKELISKELGDAYIVALNLAPATPKWLTVLGAEPMKLGLDLRGGVHFLMEVDMTTALSKLTEQSIENLKFEFNNSKLKYKALNKDGNQQIVMQFDNTEDRNKAITKINGIPDFKLISQTENSITLSVSEQRLQQAKNDAVQQNTTILRNRVNQLGVAEPIVQRQGADRIVVELPGIQDTALAKRILGATATLEFRQVNEENTANLPAMLTGEMRVPYGSEIKFMENGRPVLLYKRIVLTGDHITDSSFRVNEYGQPEVSITLDNSGGKAMLNFTQKNIHKAMATLFVEYKDTGKRDENDKPILEKQERVINVATIQGIFSERFQVTGISSVDEAKNLSLLLRAGALIAPIQIIEERTVGPSMGQENITQGLESCVWGLLVSVIFMLVMYRLFGVFASLALVANLILIVGIMSLLPGATLSMPGIAGIVLTVGMAVDANVLINERIKEELSNGRGVQHAINEGYAGAWSSIFDANLTTLITAVILYAVGTGSIKGFAITLGIGIVTSMFTSIVGTRALANLIYGGRRVNKLSI
- the nuoN gene encoding NADH-quinone oxidoreductase subunit N, with translation MIALSPIFVISLTIIVLLILLIFLKINTKTCALITICGLGCALACAVIIGYNISSRTQMITNISNDNMQISDNSDASSQDAVSPSEETIAVEAVPTETGNSANENSVNPQVDTKTESNNTEINTNSGVNTNSEAGTNINGETNTNSETQTNNEASTNINKETNTNSGVNTNTEANTNINGETNTNSETQTNNEASTNINKETNINAGANTNTETGNNNVTNTNIEASTTAGSNTNTDTATVDNNKSDTDQQTDPSMEYWKARQITALFTCDGYGLLYTSLVLIIAIIVSCLAYRWFVQEHLSNNLFYVILLFMTLGGVTLVYASHLIAFFIGIELLSIPFVGLIGYQYIQTHSLEAAVKYMILSAVASAFLLMGIAFYYATTGELTFSGLSYQLSTMSYPSNLLLMGVCLILVGVGFKLSLVPFQLWLPDVYQGAPTVVALLLSTVGKVALFCAIARLFLLAPIVNNETIRMILVIMAFLSILWGNLVALMQTSLKRLLAYSSIAHFGYLLIALISVQYQVLALETIGVYLIGYILANICILGVISLESHSNELQDHENEVDLSGLFWRRPILALTMGMGLLSLAGVPLTAGFVGRFLLVLLGVTAELWWLIAAVVIGSALGLYFYARLIINLYIRPTYRDDQLTNNPVIKLKWQDIKISELMIAFSALLILICGIYPKWLFNLVSMAQYLTT